The Lacipirellula parvula genome window below encodes:
- a CDS encoding NADH-quinone oxidoreductase subunit B has protein sequence MSQPWIEGRFEENVITTTVEQAINWARQASIWPLTFGLACCAIEMMAAGASRYDMDRFGAGAFRATPRQADLMIVAGTVTYKMASRVRRLYNMMPDPKFVIAMGACTVGGGPYFKYGYHVVKGVDLVVPVDVYVPGCPPRPEALLEGLMRIQDKIKGHRIARVAGQAIGKKVEDELPVPHHSGYVAPQIDVTPVFDHQKITG, from the coding sequence ATGTCGCAACCTTGGATTGAAGGAAGATTTGAGGAGAACGTCATCACGACGACCGTCGAGCAGGCGATCAACTGGGCGCGGCAGGCGAGCATTTGGCCGCTGACGTTCGGGTTGGCTTGCTGTGCGATCGAGATGATGGCGGCGGGAGCGAGTCGGTACGACATGGATCGGTTTGGCGCCGGGGCGTTTCGCGCCACGCCGCGTCAGGCCGATTTGATGATCGTCGCGGGCACGGTCACTTACAAAATGGCCAGCCGCGTGCGGCGACTTTACAACATGATGCCCGATCCGAAATTCGTGATCGCGATGGGCGCCTGCACCGTCGGCGGCGGACCGTACTTCAAGTATGGCTACCACGTGGTGAAGGGGGTCGACTTGGTGGTGCCGGTGGACGTGTACGTTCCCGGTTGCCCGCCGCGGCCCGAGGCGCTGCTCGAAGGGTTGATGAGAATTCAAGACAAGATCAAAGGACACCGCATTGCTCGCGTCGCCGGCCAGGCGATCGGCAAAAAGGTCGAAGATGAACTGCCGGTGCCGCATCACAGCGGTTACGTCGCGCCGCAAATCGACGTGACGCCGGTGTTTGATCACC